A single genomic interval of Chitinophaga sp. 180180018-3 harbors:
- a CDS encoding IscS subfamily cysteine desulfurase — protein MDMLQLPVYLDNNATTPCDPRVVAAMLPYFTEIYGNAASRSHPYGWAAEEAVESAREQVAKLIGAETKEVIFTSGATEAVNLAIKGVYETYAGKGNHIITAVTEHKAVIDTCKHLEKLGARITWLPVNHEGLIDPAELATAITPQTILITLMYANNETGVINPIKTISDIARSHGVIFMTDATQAAGKIPVNVETDGIDLLTLSAHKMYGPKGTGALYVRRRSPRVKLSAQIDGGGHEKGLRSGTLNVPGIVGLGKACELCMNEMATDTARILPLRNRLQNALLELEQSYLNGSVIHRLPHTCNLSFKYLEGEALLLSFNKKIAVSTGSACTSASMEPSYVLKAMGLDDDQAHASLRFGLGRFTTAEQIDFAIDTVTDAVNNLRRTSPVWELYKDNSL, from the coding sequence ATGGATATGTTACAGCTGCCTGTTTACCTGGACAATAACGCCACCACCCCCTGCGACCCGAGGGTGGTAGCCGCTATGTTACCGTACTTTACGGAGATCTATGGCAATGCTGCCAGTCGCAGCCACCCATACGGCTGGGCGGCGGAAGAGGCTGTAGAATCTGCGCGGGAACAGGTGGCTAAGCTGATCGGAGCTGAGACCAAAGAAGTGATATTTACCTCCGGCGCCACCGAGGCCGTTAACCTGGCGATCAAAGGCGTGTACGAAACATACGCAGGGAAAGGGAATCATATTATTACAGCAGTTACTGAACACAAAGCAGTGATCGATACCTGCAAACACCTGGAGAAGCTGGGCGCCCGTATCACCTGGTTGCCGGTCAATCATGAAGGACTGATAGATCCTGCTGAATTAGCAACCGCCATCACTCCTCAAACCATCCTGATCACCCTGATGTACGCCAATAACGAAACAGGCGTGATCAATCCGATAAAAACCATCAGCGATATCGCCCGCAGCCATGGCGTAATTTTCATGACAGATGCCACGCAGGCAGCAGGCAAGATCCCGGTGAACGTGGAAACGGACGGCATCGACCTGCTGACGCTCAGCGCCCATAAAATGTACGGCCCTAAAGGTACAGGCGCGCTTTATGTGCGCAGACGCTCGCCCCGCGTGAAGCTCAGCGCTCAGATCGACGGCGGGGGCCACGAAAAAGGCCTGCGCTCAGGCACCCTCAATGTACCCGGCATCGTTGGACTCGGAAAAGCCTGCGAACTTTGCATGAACGAAATGGCAACAGATACCGCACGCATTTTGCCGCTGCGGAACCGGTTGCAAAATGCACTGCTGGAACTGGAGCAATCCTATCTTAACGGCTCCGTAATACATCGCCTGCCACATACGTGTAACCTCTCCTTCAAATACCTGGAAGGAGAAGCCCTCCTCCTCAGCTTCAATAAAAAAATAGCCGTATCCACCGGATCAGCATGTACTTCTGCCTCCATGGAACCCAGCTACGTATTGAAGGCGATGGGACTCGACGATGACCAGGCACACGCCTCCCTTCGGTTCGGACTGGGACGCTTTACAACCGCCGAACAAATCGACTTTGCCATCGATACCGTTACCGATGCGGTAAATAACCTGAGAAGAACCAGCCCTGTATGGGAACTCTATAAAGACAACAGCCTTTAA
- a CDS encoding TonB-dependent receptor — protein MQKFLPVLAKYLLVILVLSPVAVLAQLNGSYVIAGKITDDHGFGLPGASVQIKGTSFGAQTDTAGLFEVTTNSKFPLKLVIRLIGYQPQEFEVKNSNSKIAIQLYTQSLLVNEVVVSASRQQERLLRSPVAIEKLDIRALKETPSSTFYDALGNLKGVQMTTAGLTFKVFNTRGFNVPNNFRFMQLVDGVDNQAATLGVPLGNAIGPTELDISSVEVTPGASSALYGMNAINGMSNLITKNPFQYQGVSVYQKLAVNHVGDAGGAKLLTETAVRYAQAYSSWFAWKINLSYMQGTDWYADSHNDFTPQSKINPDFPQLSGPNNIANDAWNKYGDNANLQIIDKDGRAYNVHRTGYWEKDLVGDYTVRNTKADISLNFRLPRKMELAASYRYGQMDGFFQRGNRIGLKGVTVQNAKLELTHPDFTLRSYISIENTGDSYNMNPLADNLEKSFKPDKQWQADYTKALNDALTSGKDLVAAHQAARSFADAGRWTPGTAAFDAQVAKIKGINDWDIYPVSKNPANTSGGAALWQKSRFYHTEGTWNLRKYIHFADVLVGADYRTYEIIPDGNNFVDFSRPADKRNEAGGKHIWYGKYGGFAQISKTFFNDALKLTGSLRYDKNEQFDGKVNPRIAAVYSIKDKHTFRVSWQNGFRFPSLFEAYSFVNNGQVRRVGGLAFIEQGLGYFKNSYLTSSVDAFGVAVNKTINAEHISKDAAAAKNAGVLKIANLDPIVPEEINAFEAGYKAVLLDNKLFIDLDGYYSTYKHFIGQVEAVVPKTGDVHNADQTVWNQMLDKAQQNRYRVWTNSKSAVSNYGVALAVTYDIYKGYTISGNANYNTLAQDKTKDDALIPGFNTPNWFTNVSIGNRNVFRNIGFNVVWHWQNTFYWQNLFGNGDVPSYNTVDAQVTYRVPKINTSFKVGASNLLNTQYFQYVGGPTIRGLYYLTVTYDNIFRKRD, from the coding sequence ATGCAAAAGTTCTTACCTGTACTGGCTAAATACCTGCTTGTAATATTGGTATTAAGTCCGGTTGCTGTATTGGCCCAGCTGAACGGCTCTTACGTGATCGCCGGTAAAATCACCGACGATCATGGCTTTGGGCTGCCTGGCGCTTCTGTACAGATCAAAGGCACTTCATTCGGCGCACAAACAGATACCGCCGGCCTCTTTGAAGTAACCACCAACTCAAAATTTCCATTGAAACTCGTTATCAGGCTGATTGGCTATCAACCACAGGAGTTCGAAGTAAAAAACAGCAATAGTAAAATTGCGATACAGCTGTATACGCAATCGCTGCTGGTAAACGAGGTAGTAGTATCTGCTTCCCGTCAGCAGGAAAGACTGCTGCGCTCTCCTGTAGCCATAGAAAAGCTGGATATCAGGGCACTCAAGGAAACGCCATCGTCCACTTTTTATGATGCACTTGGCAACCTCAAAGGCGTACAGATGACTACTGCCGGTCTTACGTTTAAAGTGTTCAATACCCGTGGCTTTAATGTGCCCAATAACTTCCGTTTCATGCAGCTGGTAGATGGGGTAGATAACCAGGCCGCTACTTTGGGTGTTCCATTGGGAAATGCCATCGGCCCTACTGAACTGGATATTTCCAGTGTGGAAGTAACTCCCGGCGCCTCTTCCGCGCTCTATGGGATGAATGCCATCAACGGGATGTCGAACCTGATCACGAAAAACCCTTTCCAGTACCAGGGCGTGAGCGTATATCAGAAACTGGCAGTGAATCATGTGGGCGATGCAGGCGGCGCTAAGCTACTCACGGAAACGGCTGTACGTTATGCGCAGGCATATTCCTCCTGGTTTGCCTGGAAAATTAATCTGAGCTATATGCAGGGAACAGACTGGTACGCCGACAGTCACAATGACTTCACCCCGCAATCGAAGATCAATCCTGACTTTCCTCAGCTGAGCGGACCGAATAACATTGCCAACGACGCCTGGAATAAATATGGCGACAATGCCAATCTGCAGATCATCGATAAGGATGGCCGGGCTTATAACGTACACCGCACTGGCTACTGGGAAAAAGACCTGGTAGGCGATTACACTGTGCGGAATACCAAAGCCGATATCTCATTGAACTTCCGGCTGCCCCGTAAGATGGAATTGGCTGCTTCTTACCGGTACGGGCAAATGGATGGCTTCTTCCAGCGTGGTAACCGTATCGGGCTGAAAGGCGTGACGGTGCAAAATGCCAAACTGGAACTGACACATCCTGATTTTACACTGAGATCCTACATTTCCATAGAAAATACGGGGGATTCCTATAACATGAATCCATTGGCCGACAACCTGGAAAAATCTTTCAAACCGGATAAACAATGGCAGGCCGATTATACCAAAGCGCTCAACGACGCACTCACTTCCGGTAAAGACCTCGTAGCTGCACATCAGGCCGCCAGATCATTTGCGGATGCGGGCAGATGGACACCGGGTACCGCTGCTTTCGATGCCCAGGTAGCTAAAATCAAGGGGATCAACGACTGGGATATCTACCCTGTTTCCAAGAACCCGGCTAACACCAGTGGTGGCGCCGCACTCTGGCAAAAAAGCCGTTTTTATCATACAGAAGGTACCTGGAACCTGCGTAAATACATTCATTTCGCAGACGTACTCGTAGGCGCCGATTACCGCACCTATGAGATCATACCCGATGGCAATAACTTCGTGGACTTCTCCAGACCGGCCGACAAGCGCAATGAAGCGGGTGGAAAGCACATTTGGTACGGTAAGTACGGCGGATTTGCCCAGATCAGCAAAACCTTCTTCAACGACGCCTTAAAACTGACAGGATCATTGCGCTACGATAAAAATGAACAGTTCGATGGAAAGGTGAATCCCCGTATTGCCGCTGTCTACAGTATAAAAGACAAACATACGTTCCGCGTTTCCTGGCAGAACGGGTTCCGGTTTCCGTCGCTGTTTGAAGCCTATTCCTTCGTTAACAACGGCCAGGTACGGCGTGTAGGCGGACTTGCATTCATTGAGCAGGGACTCGGTTATTTTAAAAATTCCTATCTGACCAGCTCTGTGGACGCTTTTGGAGTAGCAGTAAACAAGACCATCAACGCGGAACATATTTCGAAAGATGCGGCCGCCGCCAAAAATGCCGGCGTATTGAAAATAGCTAACCTTGATCCGATCGTACCGGAAGAGATCAATGCTTTTGAAGCCGGCTATAAAGCCGTTTTACTGGACAATAAGCTCTTCATAGACCTCGATGGCTACTACAGTACCTACAAACATTTTATTGGCCAGGTAGAAGCTGTAGTGCCCAAAACCGGCGATGTACATAATGCGGACCAGACGGTATGGAATCAGATGCTGGACAAAGCCCAGCAAAACCGATACCGGGTATGGACGAACAGTAAATCCGCCGTCAGCAACTACGGAGTAGCACTGGCAGTTACCTACGATATCTATAAAGGCTATACGATAAGTGGCAACGCCAACTACAACACATTAGCACAGGATAAAACCAAAGATGATGCACTGATTCCCGGTTTCAATACCCCTAACTGGTTCACCAACGTCAGCATAGGTAACAGAAATGTATTCCGGAATATCGGCTTTAACGTAGTATGGCACTGGCAGAATACCTTCTACTGGCAGAACCTGTTCGGAAACGGCGATGTGCCTTCCTATAACACCGTAGATGCCCAGGTAACCTACCGCGTACCCAAGATCAATACTTCATTTAAAGTGGGCGCCTCCAACCTGCTGAATACGCAGTACTTTCAGTATGTTG
- a CDS encoding bifunctional UDP-N-acetylmuramoyl-tripeptide:D-alanyl-D-alanine ligase/alanine racemase: MYNAASINKTLKGELLQETGFSEIEHLLLDSRKLSFPETSLFIPLVSPRRNAHQYIEELYRKGVSNFIVSEPVPLEKYPKANFILVKDTMQALHTLVAFHRQQFHIPVIGITGSNGKTIVKEWLFQLLEKDYNIVRSPKSYNSQIGVPLSVWQMKPEHQLAIFEAGISQPGEMVNLEKIIRPTIGIFTNIGEAHSEGFLNIRQKINEKLVLFAKSDILIYCKDYLALNECVLAFHNQVGKKDNQEGGGGGPELFSWSRKTDADLRVTSVDKNEHHTQIEVLYKQTSLHFRIPFVDEGSIENAIHCVALMLYLGKDPAVIQQRMDQLSNIAMRLELKQGINNCSVINDSYNLDLGSLTIALDFLQQQQQHATRTVILSDILQSGKSDASLYEEVADLLQKKGINRLIAIGKNIGREKKSFQQIEGLKTQFFTTTDEYIQQFNADDFQNETILVKGSRVFQFERIGKLLEQKAHQTILEINLSAISHNVKLYQSMLKPDTKLMAMVKAFSYGSGSFEIANLLQFHGVDYLAVAYADEGVELRRAGITMPIMVMNPEPASFDAILQWNLEPEIYSIQLLLQFMEEITATGKSAIPIHIKLDTGMHRLGFVKSDIAELGQMLTATPLVKVQSIFSHLAASEDPEKDALTQQQGRLFFEMSHELQKALGYAVIRHIDNSAGISRHADLQLDMVRLGIGMYGIDSSNAIQDQLRNVSTLKTTVAQLKHLEAGETVGYGARWEAKGPSVTATVRIGYADGYPRRLGMGVGKMLIRGKMASVIGVVAMDMLMLDVTHITDIAEGDEVIVFGQDLPVQELAGWADTIPYEILTGISQRVKRVYFQE; the protein is encoded by the coding sequence GTGTATAACGCAGCAAGCATCAACAAGACTTTGAAAGGAGAATTGTTGCAAGAGACAGGATTTTCTGAAATTGAACATCTGCTATTGGACAGCAGGAAGCTCAGCTTCCCGGAAACATCGCTGTTCATTCCATTGGTTAGCCCGCGGCGCAATGCACACCAATACATTGAAGAACTATACCGCAAAGGAGTCAGCAACTTCATTGTAAGTGAGCCTGTACCACTGGAAAAATATCCCAAGGCCAATTTTATCCTTGTAAAAGATACCATGCAGGCACTGCACACGCTGGTGGCTTTCCACCGGCAGCAGTTCCACATTCCGGTGATAGGTATTACCGGCAGTAACGGAAAAACTATTGTAAAAGAATGGTTGTTCCAGTTACTTGAAAAAGATTACAACATCGTACGCAGTCCGAAAAGCTATAATTCGCAGATAGGAGTACCATTGTCTGTATGGCAGATGAAACCGGAGCACCAGCTGGCCATCTTCGAAGCCGGTATATCCCAACCCGGGGAAATGGTAAACCTGGAAAAGATCATCCGTCCAACCATCGGTATATTTACCAATATAGGCGAAGCACATAGCGAAGGTTTTTTGAATATCCGCCAGAAGATCAATGAAAAGCTGGTACTGTTTGCCAAAAGTGATATACTGATTTATTGTAAAGATTACCTGGCCCTCAATGAATGTGTGCTGGCCTTCCATAACCAGGTAGGTAAAAAAGATAACCAGGAAGGCGGTGGAGGCGGCCCGGAATTGTTTTCGTGGTCCAGGAAAACAGATGCAGATCTGCGAGTAACCAGTGTCGACAAGAACGAACATCATACACAGATCGAGGTGCTGTATAAACAAACCTCTCTGCATTTCAGGATACCCTTTGTAGACGAGGGTTCTATTGAAAATGCGATTCACTGTGTAGCGTTGATGCTTTACCTGGGCAAAGACCCCGCGGTGATTCAGCAGCGGATGGATCAGCTGAGCAATATCGCCATGCGCCTGGAATTGAAACAGGGAATCAACAACTGTTCGGTAATAAACGACAGCTACAACCTGGATCTGGGCTCATTGACCATTGCGCTGGATTTTCTCCAGCAACAGCAGCAACATGCTACGCGCACGGTTATACTGAGTGATATCCTGCAGAGTGGAAAAAGCGATGCATCACTATATGAAGAAGTAGCAGATCTGCTGCAGAAAAAAGGTATCAACCGCCTGATTGCTATTGGTAAGAATATCGGCCGCGAGAAAAAAAGTTTTCAGCAGATAGAAGGATTGAAAACGCAGTTTTTCACCACTACCGATGAATATATACAACAGTTCAATGCGGACGATTTCCAGAATGAAACCATACTGGTAAAAGGTTCCCGTGTATTCCAGTTCGAACGCATCGGAAAACTGCTGGAGCAAAAGGCGCATCAGACCATCCTGGAGATCAATCTTTCTGCCATCTCCCACAATGTGAAGCTGTATCAGTCGATGCTCAAGCCCGACACCAAACTAATGGCGATGGTGAAAGCATTCTCTTACGGCAGCGGCAGTTTTGAGATCGCCAACCTGCTGCAGTTCCACGGAGTGGATTACCTGGCAGTGGCTTATGCCGATGAAGGGGTAGAGCTGAGAAGGGCCGGCATTACCATGCCTATCATGGTAATGAATCCCGAACCAGCCAGCTTCGATGCCATCCTGCAATGGAACCTGGAACCGGAAATCTATTCCATACAGCTCTTATTGCAGTTTATGGAAGAAATTACCGCAACAGGTAAATCCGCCATTCCGATACACATTAAGCTGGACACCGGGATGCACCGGCTGGGCTTTGTGAAGAGTGATATAGCAGAACTGGGGCAGATGCTTACCGCTACGCCACTGGTAAAAGTGCAATCTATTTTCAGTCACCTCGCAGCAAGCGAGGATCCGGAAAAAGATGCGCTCACCCAGCAGCAGGGCCGCCTGTTCTTCGAAATGAGCCACGAACTGCAGAAAGCACTGGGTTACGCCGTTATCAGACATATCGATAACAGCGCCGGTATCAGCAGGCATGCTGATCTGCAACTGGATATGGTGCGATTAGGTATTGGCATGTACGGCATCGACAGCAGTAATGCCATCCAGGATCAGCTCCGCAATGTAAGTACCCTGAAAACTACGGTGGCACAGCTGAAACACCTCGAAGCAGGAGAAACAGTAGGCTATGGTGCCCGCTGGGAGGCCAAAGGGCCGTCAGTAACTGCAACAGTACGTATCGGTTATGCCGACGGATATCCCCGGAGATTGGGCATGGGCGTAGGAAAAATGCTGATCCGTGGCAAAATGGCGTCGGTGATTGGAGTGGTAGCCATGGATATGCTGATGCTGGATGTAACACATATCACAGATATTGCAGAAGGGGACGAAGTGATCGTTTTCGGCCAGGATCTGCCAGTACAGGAGCTTGCGGGCTGGGCGGATACTATTCCGTACGAAATATTAACAGGAATTTCACAGCGTGTAAAAAGGGTATATTTTCAGGAATAG
- a CDS encoding lipoprotein signal peptidase → MKYRHVVFIVILILVIDQTLKFWIKTHMFMQQEFVIIPNWFRIHFIENEGMAYGLKFGGDFGKILLTLFRLAAVVVGFVYMKRLVKEKYSTGLLICGSLILAGAAGNLIDSMFYGLIFNDSIGYEVAKFMPSGGGYGSFLHGRVVDMLYFPIYEGYLPKWIPFKGGDYFVFFRPVFNVADAAISTGVIAILVFQKRFFGKHAHHNKEVEPPVAKDPAV, encoded by the coding sequence TTGAAATATCGTCACGTAGTATTTATTGTTATCCTTATCCTGGTGATTGATCAGACGCTGAAGTTCTGGATCAAAACGCATATGTTCATGCAACAGGAGTTTGTGATTATTCCGAATTGGTTCAGGATCCATTTCATTGAGAATGAAGGAATGGCCTACGGGCTGAAGTTTGGAGGCGATTTTGGGAAGATCCTGCTCACCTTATTCCGCCTGGCTGCCGTGGTAGTGGGTTTTGTGTACATGAAAAGGCTGGTGAAAGAAAAATACAGCACCGGTTTGCTGATCTGCGGATCCCTGATCCTGGCGGGAGCTGCCGGTAACCTGATAGACAGCATGTTTTATGGTCTGATCTTCAACGACAGTATAGGTTACGAAGTGGCGAAGTTTATGCCTTCCGGCGGCGGTTATGGCAGCTTTTTACATGGCCGGGTGGTAGATATGCTCTATTTCCCTATCTATGAAGGCTACCTGCCTAAATGGATTCCCTTCAAAGGCGGTGATTATTTCGTTTTCTTCCGCCCCGTGTTTAACGTAGCGGATGCCGCTATTTCCACCGGTGTTATTGCTATCCTCGTTTTTCAAAAACGTTTTTTCGGAAAGCACGCACATCATAACAAAGAAGTGGAACCTCCGGTGGCAAAAGATCCTGCAGTATAA
- the gldG gene encoding gliding motility-associated ABC transporter substrate-binding protein GldG: MHLNNMATRKKYIQRAITVILVLTGINIAAAYFHGRWDLTAEKRYTLTANTRQMLQHLDGPVDVEVYLKGDYPASFRQLAQATSELLEEFREYGKQNFHFTFVSPTQGKSDSARMQLMQELTKQGIMPFNLKVQREANEGYEGQLIFPGALVHYKGKTIGVNLLKNLGSQDPMQTMNNSEALLEYQFANAISKLREKEKPLVGYMLGHGETLGAEVYDALTTLQNNYGLDTLTLQASAYIPHDFEVILFAKPSSAFSDADKLKIDQYVMNGGKVLWFIDESTASMDSLHHGAEMFAMDRGLNLEDLLFRYGVRINQDLVMDMQCDGVPLVVGNTGNRPQIQMMPFPYFPLLMPTKAHPIVKNLDMVLSHFVSSIDTIKSESVRKTILLTSSRNSRTTRLPAQIGWDVVKTQPNPREYRQQYLPAAVLLEGRFSSLFHNRQDPALVDALQQASGKPFKDISDGQNKMIVVSDGDLIANAVARKEGPLQMGINEFNQGFAFANKEFFLNCLEYLSGNSGIMEARNKELTLRLLDPEKIRQEKTKWQAICFLVPVGLILLFAMIFQFIRQRRFAER; this comes from the coding sequence ATGCATCTAAACAACATGGCTACACGAAAAAAATACATACAACGTGCAATAACCGTGATACTGGTACTTACCGGTATTAATATTGCTGCCGCTTATTTTCACGGGAGATGGGATCTGACAGCGGAAAAGCGATATACGCTCACAGCCAATACCCGCCAGATGCTACAGCACCTCGATGGGCCGGTAGATGTAGAAGTATACCTGAAAGGCGATTATCCTGCCAGCTTTCGCCAGCTGGCACAGGCCACCAGTGAGCTATTGGAAGAATTCAGGGAATACGGAAAACAGAATTTTCATTTCACCTTTGTAAGTCCTACCCAGGGTAAATCTGATTCTGCCCGTATGCAGCTGATGCAGGAACTGACCAAACAGGGCATCATGCCATTCAACCTGAAAGTACAAAGAGAAGCCAATGAAGGTTACGAAGGACAACTGATATTTCCGGGTGCGCTCGTACATTATAAGGGTAAAACCATTGGTGTGAACCTGCTGAAAAACCTGGGAAGCCAGGATCCCATGCAAACCATGAACAACTCAGAGGCGCTGCTGGAATATCAGTTCGCCAATGCCATCAGTAAGTTGCGGGAAAAAGAAAAACCACTGGTGGGTTATATGCTCGGCCACGGCGAAACGCTGGGAGCTGAAGTATATGATGCACTCACTACCCTGCAGAATAATTATGGACTGGATACGCTCACGCTTCAGGCATCTGCTTATATCCCTCACGATTTTGAGGTGATCCTTTTCGCCAAACCATCTTCCGCCTTCAGTGATGCCGACAAACTGAAGATAGACCAATACGTCATGAATGGAGGTAAAGTGCTGTGGTTCATTGATGAATCCACTGCCAGTATGGACAGTCTGCATCATGGCGCGGAAATGTTTGCGATGGACCGCGGACTTAACCTGGAAGATCTGCTGTTCCGCTATGGCGTGCGCATCAACCAGGATCTGGTGATGGACATGCAATGCGATGGTGTGCCGCTGGTGGTGGGCAATACCGGTAACCGCCCGCAGATACAGATGATGCCGTTTCCTTATTTCCCGTTGCTGATGCCTACCAAAGCACACCCCATCGTGAAAAATCTGGATATGGTACTGTCGCACTTTGTCAGCTCCATAGATACCATCAAGAGTGAATCTGTAAGAAAAACCATACTCCTTACATCTTCCCGCAACAGCCGTACCACCCGCCTGCCGGCCCAGATCGGATGGGATGTGGTGAAAACCCAGCCTAATCCGCGCGAATACCGCCAGCAGTACCTGCCCGCCGCCGTATTACTTGAAGGACGCTTCAGCTCCCTTTTCCACAACCGTCAGGATCCGGCCCTGGTCGATGCCCTGCAACAGGCGTCCGGCAAGCCGTTTAAAGACATATCAGATGGTCAGAATAAAATGATTGTGGTAAGCGATGGCGACCTGATCGCCAATGCAGTAGCCCGTAAAGAAGGCCCGCTGCAGATGGGAATCAACGAATTCAACCAGGGATTTGCCTTTGCCAACAAGGAATTTTTCCTGAACTGCCTCGAGTACCTGAGTGGTAACAGCGGCATTATGGAAGCCCGGAACAAGGAGCTGACGCTGCGCCTGCTTGATCCTGAAAAAATCAGACAAGAAAAAACCAAATGGCAGGCCATCTGTTTCCTGGTACCGGTTGGACTGATACTGCTGTTCGCGATGATATTCCAGTTTATACGCCAACGCAGATTTGCAGAAAGATAA
- the gldF gene encoding gliding motility-associated ABC transporter permease subunit GldF — protein sequence MLAIFKKEINQFFSSVTGYVAIILFLLANGLMLFVFPDTSLLDTGYANLDPLFNLAPLIYLLLIPAITMRCFADEFKTGTMELLSTKPLTGWQVVMGKFWGSMLIVVISLLPTIIYYFAVKQLSLDNQQLDTGGIIGSYIGLLLLGAVFTATGIWSSSLTSNAMIAFLIALFTCFIFYNGFDALSKIPAFSGGADYYLQMAGIKFHYTSISRGVVDSRDVIYFISVIGLMLYLTKLSLQRKLWQNG from the coding sequence ATGCTAGCCATCTTTAAGAAAGAGATCAACCAGTTTTTCAGCAGTGTAACCGGCTATGTGGCCATTATCCTGTTCCTGCTGGCAAACGGATTAATGCTTTTCGTTTTTCCTGACACCAGTTTACTGGATACCGGCTACGCCAATCTGGATCCGCTGTTCAACCTGGCTCCGCTTATTTATCTGCTGCTGATACCCGCCATCACCATGCGCTGTTTTGCAGATGAGTTTAAAACCGGTACCATGGAGTTACTCAGTACCAAACCGCTTACCGGATGGCAGGTGGTGATGGGCAAATTCTGGGGCAGTATGCTGATTGTAGTCATCTCCCTGTTACCTACCATCATTTATTACTTCGCAGTGAAACAGTTGAGCCTGGATAATCAGCAACTCGATACCGGTGGCATCATAGGTTCTTACATAGGATTATTATTGCTGGGAGCAGTGTTCACAGCCACCGGCATATGGTCGTCTTCCCTTACCAGCAACGCCATGATTGCGTTTCTCATCGCTTTATTCACCTGCTTTATTTTCTATAACGGATTTGATGCACTCAGTAAAATCCCCGCATTCAGCGGTGGCGCCGATTACTACCTGCAAATGGCCGGTATAAAATTCCATTATACTTCCATCAGCCGCGGAGTGGTCGACAGTCGTGATGTGATCTACTTCATCAGTGTCATAGGCCTGATGCTCTATCTTACTAAACTATCCCTCCAAAGAAAACTCTGGCAAAACGGGTAA
- the mce gene encoding methylmalonyl-CoA epimerase yields MRKVEHIGVAVKSLSVSVPLFEKLLNTVCYKQEAVDSEQVMTAFFRTGETKIELLEATGPESAIAKFLEKKGEGMHHIAFDVEDIHAEMKRLQKEGFVLLNETPKQGADNKLVCFLHPKYSNGILVEICQDIK; encoded by the coding sequence ATGCGTAAAGTAGAACATATAGGCGTTGCCGTGAAGTCGTTATCAGTTTCCGTTCCTTTGTTCGAGAAGCTCCTGAATACTGTTTGTTACAAGCAGGAAGCGGTGGACAGTGAACAGGTCATGACCGCTTTTTTCCGGACCGGGGAAACCAAGATAGAGCTGCTGGAAGCCACCGGCCCCGAAAGCGCTATCGCGAAATTCCTGGAAAAAAAAGGAGAAGGTATGCATCATATCGCATTCGATGTGGAAGATATTCACGCGGAAATGAAAAGATTACAGAAAGAAGGGTTCGTGTTATTGAACGAAACACCCAAACAAGGGGCAGATAATAAACTGGTCTGTTTCCTGCATCCTAAGTACAGTAACGGGATTTTGGTGGAAATTTGTCAGGATATCAAGTAA